From the Paenibacillus sp. R14(2021) genome, the window AGCTTCGCCAGGAATGGACCAGACTGCTGCTGGGCGAGGAGGCGATCCACCGTCTGTACGACGATCAGAAGCACCGCCACACCTGGGCCGCATGGCGGGATTGGTTCAGGCTGTTCTCCGACCTTGCGCAGCGCAGAATGCTTGAGCTGTCGCTCTCCCGTGAAGTTATGATTAGTTTGATCCATGCCATTCAATATATGCGGCTTCATGCCGGCGAGAAAATCAATCAGACCGATGTGGCCCTCCATATCAACATGAGCAGGAGCTACTTTAGCCAATGCTTCACGCGCTTCGCCGGACAATCGTTCGGAGAGATGCTTCGCACGCTTCGGATCGAGCGCGCCAAGACGCTGCTGCTGGAGTCCGAGGCGCCCGTTTACGAAATCGCTTCCTTGGCAGGCTTCGAGGATGACAAGTATTTCAGCCGCGTGTTCAAAGAACGTGTTGGCAAGCTGCCTACCGAATATCGGCATGATGGTGGGAAAACGGTTTAGATCCGGTGGGAAATCGGTTCTCGATTTGCAACATCGCACGTCCATCTGCGGCCCGTTTTCACTCCAAGAAAACGGGCCTGTTCAGTTAAAATGAAAGCGTACACAGAACAACCGAAACAGAAACGGGGGATTTCTAAATGAAAGCAAAGCTTCTACTTACAGCAATGGCTTTGTCCGTCGCGTTAACCGCATGCGGTACGAACAGCAGCAACAACGGCAGCACAGCGTCTGATCCAGCTGCAGGCAACGGCAAGAACAACCAGACGAACAATGCTTCCGGAAACGCAGCATCAGGTGAAGATTTGGCTTACGAGAAAACAGCAGAGCCGGTTACGATCAACATCGGTTTCAAAGTGCCTGACGGCAAGCTGACGGACGGAGACACCAACGACAACAACGTAGCCTCCCGTTATTTTGAAAGCCTCACCAACATAAAAGTCGCGCATTCTTGGGAAGCCAAGGGTGTCGATGCCTTCACGCAAAAGGTCAACCTGGCAATCGCAAGTAACGATTTGCCTGACGCCTTGGTCGTTGACCGCAACCAGCTTCGCAAGTTGATCGACAATGACATGATCGAGGATCTGTCCGATGTTTACGAGAAATACGGCTCCAAGCTTGTCAAGGATATCTACGCTTCCACGAACGGCATGGCGCTTGCCGATGCGACTTCGGACGGCAAGCTGTACGGCCTGCCAAACGTGGCCATTGATGCAGACGCTCCATCGCTTCTCTGGATCCGCCAAGATTGGCTCGATAAGCTGAAGCTGCCAGCTCCAAAGACAATGGATGACCTTGAGAAAATCGCGAAAGCGTTCGTCGAGCAGGATCCAGACGGTAACGGCAAAGCGGACACGGTTGGCCTTGAAGGCGACAAAGCGGTCGTATACGGCCAAAAGCCGAACCCGAACGGCTTTGACTCCATCTTCAGCTCGTTCCATGCATTCCCTAAAAACTGGATCAAGGACGCAAACGGCAACATCGTTTACGGTTCCACGACGCCAGAGAACAAGGAAGCGCTAGCGAAGCTGGCTGACTGGTACAAACGCGGTCTGATCGACAAACAATTCGCGTTGTACAAAGAAACACAAGAGCCGATCGTCGCGAACAAAACCGGCCTGTTCTTCGGCCCTTGGTGGATGCCCTACTGGCCGCTTGCCGACTCCGTCACGAACGACACGAAAGCCGAGTGGAAAGCTTACGCGGCTCCAGTGGACGCATCCGGCAAATTCGTAACGCACATGGCGCCGGTAACGGACCGCTACATCGTCGTTCGCAAGGGCTACGAGCATCCGGAAGCCGCCGTGAAATTGCTGAACGTCTTCACCCGTTACGAGAGAAGACAAGATCCGAACACCGAAGAAGTGAAGAAGCTGGATGACTACGCGGCGAAAACAACCGTGCATATCCGCGACTACTATCCGTTCGACCTGCTTCTCGACTACTCCGACGCCGTCGTGAAACGCTACGCAGACGTTCAGAAGGCGATTAAAGGCGAGATCGATCCGAAAACCTTCGATCCCGATACGAAGCTCGTATACGATTTCTCTGTCCAAGAGAAAGAAAATCCGAAGAAGAACATGGATGCGTGGAAACCGGCCAAAGCGTATGAAATCGGCGGCGGTGTTCTAGCTAACGAGCAAATGGACAAAGTATACAGCGTCTTCTACGGCATGACCCGCACGATGGAAACAAAATGGACCACGCTTGAGAAATTGGAAAACGAAACGTTCTTGAAAATCATCGTCGGCGACCAGCCGATCAGCGCTTTCGACGATTTCGTAGCCCAATGGAAGAAGCTTGGCGGCGACCAAATCACGAAAGAAGTTACAGAAGCCGTAGGCGACAAGTAAACCATCTATCAGCAGCAACCAGCGGGCTTCCGACAGTTCACCTGCGGAAGCCCCTTCCTTACAAAAATTCAAAAAAAAGCGGTGAGAACCGATGCGCATGAAAAAGAATGCAATTCATTACAATGTTATGGTTCTGCCAGGCATTATTTTTCTGGCCTTGTTCAGTATCGTACCGATATTTTACGCCATTATCGCCTTTGAGAATTTCAAACCGGGACGCGGTATCCGAGGCTCGGAATGGATTGGGCTCGAGAACTTCACCTACCTGTTTCAACTGCCTGACAGCGGGCAAATTTTCTTCAATACGATCTTCCTGGCAGTATTGAAAATCATCGCCAATCTGATCATTCCGCTCGTCTTCGCCTTGCTCTTAAATGAGGTTAGACAAAAGTTTCTGCGGAAGTCGATCCAAACCATCGTCTATTTGCCGCACTTTCTCTCCTGGGTGCTGCTTGCGACTATATTCTTCGACGTGTTCTCGCTTGACGGTATCGTCAACAAGCTGTTCGGCGTATTCGGCATCGATCCGATCTTGTTCTATGCCAGCAACAAATGGTTCCCGGCCATAATCGTCGGCACGGATGTCTGGAAGGAATTCGGCTTCAGCGCCATTATCTATCTGGCAGCCTTGACGGGCATCAATCCCGTGCTGTACGAAGCCGCGGAGATGGACGGCGCAAGCCGCTTCCGCCAGCTGTGGCATGTCACGCTTCCGGGCGTGCGGACAACCGTCGTGCTGCTCGGCACCTTGGCGCTCGGCAACGTTATGAACGCCAATTTCGATCAAATCTTCAACATGTACAATCCGCTCGTCTATCAGTCCGCGGACATTATCGATACGTATGTTTACCGTGCGGGTCTAAACGATTTGCAATTCAGCTTGGCGACCGCGGTCGGATTGTTAAAATCGGTCATCAGCTTCATCCTGGTCGTCATTTCGTACTTCATGGCCAGCAAATTCGCCAACTACCGTATTTTCTAAGAATGAGGTGATTATCTATGGTGGGAAGATCCAACCTGTCGAACCGAACAATCGATGCAGCAATCGTGACGATTCTTATTATCTTCACGCTCGTCTGCCTCGTCCCGCTTCTTCATACCCTTGCCGTCTCGTTCAGCGATAAGACGGCGGCGGATGCCGGACGCGTTCTGCTGACGCCGATCAAAGTGACGACCTCGAGCTATGCCAAAGTGCTTGACGACGCGAAGTTTTTCCATGCTTTCTACATTTCCGTTAAGCGCGTATTTTTTGGCGGCCTGCTCAATTTCGTCCTTACGGTCATGATGGCGTACGCGCTGTCCAAGGATGCCAAGCAGTTCACGATGCGCAATGTTTACATGTGGTTCCTCGTCTTCACCATGCTGTTCAGCGGCGGGATCGTACCTTGGTTCCTGACTATTAAATCGTACCACTTGCTCGATTCCTTCTGGGCGCTCATTCTTCCCCATGCCGTGCAGGTATTCAATGTCATCCTGCTGATGAACTTCTTCCGCAACCTGCCGAAGGAGCTCTCGGAAGCGGCTGAAATGGACGGCGCGGGTCCATGGTACATCATGATTCGCCTGTTCCTTCCGCTGTCGCTCCCGGCCATTGCCACAGTGACGCTGTTCAGTATTGTCTTCCACTGGAATTCCTTCTTCGACGGTCTCGTCTTAATGAACAAGCAGGACCATTATCCGCTGCAAACGTATATCCAGACGCTGGTCGCCCAGCTCAGCATGCAGGCGATGACCGGCATGTCGCCCGATCAATTGGCGCAGGCGATGGCGGTATCGAACCGCACGTTCAATGCCGCCAAGATCATCATTTCCATGATCCCGATCCTGCTGATTTATCCGTTCATTCAGCGCTTCTTCATTCATGGGATGACACTTGGATCCGTGAAGGAATAGCGTATTGCACAGGCAGCAGACGCTGCAGTCCTGCAGCAAAGGAGCCGCCCCAGGTCAATGACCCAGGGCGGCTCCTTTCTTATCTCGTTCTATACCGATTCTTGCACCTTGCTTACTTTCGCTTCAGAATCACCCATTCCACCAGCATGAAATTAACGAGGAGTCCGGCCCATATATTGACGTTCAGCACGTCCTCCACCATCCCCTCCCTGCCAGCCGGCAGCGAGAAGCCGTGCAGCAGCGCGTAAGCCAGCAGCAGGAAGGGAACGAGCAGGCGCCCGCTTACGGCGACGAGCGTGATGCCGAAGCTGCGAATCATCCATTTCCGGTGCTCAGTGAAATTCCGGCGGACCGCGCTCCGGTAGCCTTGCCAGGTCGTGAACAGCCAGAACAGCGACAGCGCCAAGAAGCTGACCGCCTTCGGGAAATTATCGATATCGCCGACGATGCCAAGCGCGAGCAGACTGCTCACGAATACGCTGCCGACATAGACCCGGCCAAGAGACCGATGCAGCTTGGGCCGCTGCGCCCGCAGCCGGTCGCTGAATTGCAGCAAGCCTGCCACCAGCGCGATGAACGCGAAGCCAATATGCGCAACGAGCAGCGGGAACTGCAGGCTGCCTGGCGTGTTCGACACGCGGCTGTTCGCAGGGTTAAACGTGAAATACGGCGCCGCGAACGGAATCATCACGCCCAGGGACACGATCACGAGCAGCCACCAGCTTCTTCTCTTCATCAAACCCCTGCACCTC encodes:
- a CDS encoding extracellular solute-binding protein: MKAKLLLTAMALSVALTACGTNSSNNGSTASDPAAGNGKNNQTNNASGNAASGEDLAYEKTAEPVTINIGFKVPDGKLTDGDTNDNNVASRYFESLTNIKVAHSWEAKGVDAFTQKVNLAIASNDLPDALVVDRNQLRKLIDNDMIEDLSDVYEKYGSKLVKDIYASTNGMALADATSDGKLYGLPNVAIDADAPSLLWIRQDWLDKLKLPAPKTMDDLEKIAKAFVEQDPDGNGKADTVGLEGDKAVVYGQKPNPNGFDSIFSSFHAFPKNWIKDANGNIVYGSTTPENKEALAKLADWYKRGLIDKQFALYKETQEPIVANKTGLFFGPWWMPYWPLADSVTNDTKAEWKAYAAPVDASGKFVTHMAPVTDRYIVVRKGYEHPEAAVKLLNVFTRYERRQDPNTEEVKKLDDYAAKTTVHIRDYYPFDLLLDYSDAVVKRYADVQKAIKGEIDPKTFDPDTKLVYDFSVQEKENPKKNMDAWKPAKAYEIGGGVLANEQMDKVYSVFYGMTRTMETKWTTLEKLENETFLKIIVGDQPISAFDDFVAQWKKLGGDQITKEVTEAVGDK
- a CDS encoding sugar ABC transporter permease, with protein sequence MRMKKNAIHYNVMVLPGIIFLALFSIVPIFYAIIAFENFKPGRGIRGSEWIGLENFTYLFQLPDSGQIFFNTIFLAVLKIIANLIIPLVFALLLNEVRQKFLRKSIQTIVYLPHFLSWVLLATIFFDVFSLDGIVNKLFGVFGIDPILFYASNKWFPAIIVGTDVWKEFGFSAIIYLAALTGINPVLYEAAEMDGASRFRQLWHVTLPGVRTTVVLLGTLALGNVMNANFDQIFNMYNPLVYQSADIIDTYVYRAGLNDLQFSLATAVGLLKSVISFILVVISYFMASKFANYRIF
- a CDS encoding DUF2306 domain-containing protein: MKRRSWWLLVIVSLGVMIPFAAPYFTFNPANSRVSNTPGSLQFPLLVAHIGFAFIALVAGLLQFSDRLRAQRPKLHRSLGRVYVGSVFVSSLLALGIVGDIDNFPKAVSFLALSLFWLFTTWQGYRSAVRRNFTEHRKWMIRSFGITLVAVSGRLLVPFLLLAYALLHGFSLPAGREGMVEDVLNVNIWAGLLVNFMLVEWVILKRK
- a CDS encoding carbohydrate ABC transporter permease, whose protein sequence is MVGRSNLSNRTIDAAIVTILIIFTLVCLVPLLHTLAVSFSDKTAADAGRVLLTPIKVTTSSYAKVLDDAKFFHAFYISVKRVFFGGLLNFVLTVMMAYALSKDAKQFTMRNVYMWFLVFTMLFSGGIVPWFLTIKSYHLLDSFWALILPHAVQVFNVILLMNFFRNLPKELSEAAEMDGAGPWYIMIRLFLPLSLPAIATVTLFSIVFHWNSFFDGLVLMNKQDHYPLQTYIQTLVAQLSMQAMTGMSPDQLAQAMAVSNRTFNAAKIIISMIPILLIYPFIQRFFIHGMTLGSVKE